One genomic segment of Chitinophaga parva includes these proteins:
- a CDS encoding LacI family DNA-binding transcriptional regulator — protein MKQRSRTTIYDIAHALNLSPSTVSRALQHHPLINAQTRERVQQLAEEMGYVPNWIASSLRKRRSNIIGLIVPRTSVYFQSTAISGVQHIAHKHGYSVVIGQSEEDIEMEKELAKTFFSLRVDGLLSVASMHTPNADYLSPYQKNNIPVVLYDRIPPGFEGHSITGDDFQGGFLATEHLIENGCKNIVHITGALTCNLYQQRLEGYKAALQKHQLPFYEHHVQVCHLTLESATAVAEQVLTSRTLPDGIFTANDTAAIAVIQTAQKLHIPIPGQIKVVGYSNDLSSRIISPSLTTIEQSGYKMGEKAAETLIRLLNNEMETETPIKYIFDVELIPRCSSMSDVKYNEMIVG, from the coding sequence GTGAAACAACGCAGCCGTACAACTATTTACGACATTGCGCACGCCCTCAATCTATCACCCTCTACCGTCTCCCGGGCTTTGCAACATCATCCACTTATTAATGCCCAAACCCGTGAACGGGTACAGCAGCTTGCGGAGGAGATGGGCTATGTGCCTAACTGGATCGCCTCCAGCCTGCGCAAACGCCGGTCTAACATCATTGGCCTGATCGTACCCCGCACCTCTGTTTACTTTCAATCCACTGCCATCAGCGGCGTACAACACATTGCCCACAAACACGGCTACAGCGTTGTGATCGGGCAATCCGAAGAAGACATTGAAATGGAAAAGGAACTTGCTAAAACCTTCTTCTCCCTGCGCGTGGACGGGCTGTTGTCTGTGGCCTCCATGCACACGCCCAATGCAGACTATCTTTCCCCTTATCAAAAGAACAATATACCCGTAGTGCTTTATGACCGCATCCCACCTGGCTTTGAAGGCCATTCCATCACCGGTGATGACTTCCAGGGCGGCTTTCTTGCTACAGAGCACCTCATTGAAAATGGATGTAAGAATATTGTGCATATCACCGGGGCGCTTACCTGCAACCTTTACCAGCAAAGACTGGAAGGCTACAAAGCTGCTTTACAAAAACATCAGTTACCGTTCTATGAGCACCATGTGCAGGTGTGTCACCTCACGCTGGAATCTGCAACAGCTGTAGCGGAGCAGGTGCTTACCAGCCGTACGTTGCCGGACGGTATTTTTACGGCAAATGATACTGCAGCCATCGCCGTAATACAGACGGCTCAAAAGCTACATATCCCTATTCCCGGCCAAATAAAAGTGGTGGGATACTCCAATGACCTGTCTTCTCGCATTATATCGCCTTCCCTTACCACCATTGAACAATCGGGTTATAAGATGGGGGAAAAAGCAGCGGAAACACTGATCCGGTTGTTGAACAATGAAATGGAAACAGAAACGCCCATCAAATATATTTTTGATGTGGAATTGATCCCGCGGTGTTCATCCATGTCTGATGTGAAATACAATGAAATGATAGTGGGTTAA